In Pseudanabaena yagii GIHE-NHR1, the following proteins share a genomic window:
- a CDS encoding RNA recognition motif domain-containing protein: protein MSIYVGNLSYEVTQDHLKPVFEDYGKVTRVHFPTDRETGRARGFAFVEMSQDTEEDAAITALDGAEWMGRVLKVNKAKPRENNDSFGGGNRGGGGGRGGYGKSSGGRY, encoded by the coding sequence ATGTCTATTTACGTTGGTAACTTATCCTATGAAGTTACTCAAGACCATTTAAAGCCAGTGTTTGAAGACTACGGCAAGGTCACTCGTGTTCATTTCCCTACTGATCGTGAAACTGGTCGCGCTCGCGGCTTTGCTTTCGTTGAAATGAGCCAAGACACCGAAGAAGATGCTGCAATCACAGCATTGGACGGTGCTGAGTGGATGGGTCGCGTCCTCAAAGTTAATAAGGCTAAACCTCGCGAGAATAATGACTCGTTTGGCGGTGGTAACAGAGGCGGCGGCGGCGGTCGTGGCGGCTACGGTAAGTCTAGCGGCGGTCGTTACTAA